From the genome of Solanum pennellii chromosome 6, SPENNV200:
ttatattttcatgtattaatttCAGAATATCCAAAAAATCGCAAAAAAGCCATTGTCATTCACCCAAATTAGAGCATTGTATTCATTTAATAAAATGTGAATGTAAATAACAACTAATTTATTGAATCATTTCAAATTAGAACATTGTTAAATTGATCTTAAGTTAAAAAACAAAACTCCAAGGAACACAATAAAGACGTAAAAACTAGTATTCTTATTCGAAATTCTTGAAGATCCACCCATTTTATCATCACTCTGTCCACCGCCACCAGCGGGAACCGGAGCTGTGGCATTTTTTCCATCGCCACCGGAAGAGGTAGTCAAATTTAATATGCCTTTAGATTTCAAATTATCAGGATCAAACTTATGCGCCATTGGTGTACCATCTTTCACCGCTAATCCAACTTGCCACACTTGATTCACCTGTTATGATCGAAATAAACAGATGTCATATGATAAccaataaaactaaaataataataaaatgaataaataccaaagttagataaaaaaataaaatggaagaaATTCAAACTATTGATCCACATTCATAGACGAGAAAAGCAatcatttatataaaattaaataataatttcacaaaactcactcttcaaaattatattgccaaagaaaaagaaaacgagtacaaaatatttaattacttcaaGCACATATTCAGTGCACTTTTATACGTGACATTTGAGAAGGATAGTCTCAACCGGTCATgtgtatattcatttttatataataagaaaCTATTTCCGATAGACTTTTAACTTATGATAAGGTATGAGTATAAACTATCCTTTTCAAATCGTATTTCGtggatttgttgttgttgtatgaTAATATATTAAGTATCCTTCTTTAAAAATCTCATAtgataaacaaaaaatcaagacaaaaaaaagtaaatattaccGTGGTCATATTTGACGGTAGTATCAAAGTGGCTAATATTTGCATGGCGCCATTAGAGTACTCTGCTTTAGAATTCAAAACTTTAAACAAAAGTTTATCAGTTTGTGTAATCGATGTATACGAAGTAAGATTGTAAGTATTAACAATCATGGATCCATTTGAAGCTTTGAATGCGATAAGACATTGAGTGCCGATCATGGATGCGTTAATTGGGTTAATTCCCCATGAAATCCAGCCATCAGAAGAAGGCAGAGGAGCAACGAAAGCAATTGCAAGTGTCGCATTTGTTGAATTGTAAGTCCAGTAAAGAGACGATTTCAGATAAGGGAGATCAGTGCAGTTGGCGAAGTGAGTGTTACCGGAGATCGGCGCCGGAGAAGACGAGCAATTGTTAGATATTGCAGGGGAAATTAGGAGAAATgcaatgaagaagatgaaatgAAGATGGAGAAGAGAGGCCATATTTGCAGAGATACTGAATTTTGGggatttgatattttataatagGGAAGGAAATCCTTCACTTATATAACATGATAACATTCTAAATAAAATGGTCATATATGGTATCGTGAaacaatatcataatataaaatcacgagaagaaattgaagttttctTTGGACAATATGTAGTATGAAATTtctcataaaaataatgatcacataagttgtaaaactattaaaataatcCCAATTGTGTAATTCATCTTACtgaataaatagaaaattattaaaatcgcaaaataaattattacaaagttaTTTGTTTTCCACTTAACTAACAGTTTTATCAAActttttattcaattaaaaaattgaacataTATTGTAGTGCATTACTCACTAATATAATCCTCCTGGATTATAATGACAATCTTCTCACGTTGAACTTGCATTTTTCGATCATATGACTGAGAAGACAAACCATCATTTATTGTTGTGAgtcatttttttgttaatatcatctgcaattatatattttcatgatcatcgattttaaatattttattactcCTTTACGCAAATAATTATGTAACACCGCACAAACTATGACAATTTTCTTTCGTGTATCAATATCATAATGGTTCATGCCTAGTTTCAGTAATTTGAATGTACTTTTTCAAACGCTAAAAGTCCGTGgagttgttttaacaaaatataaacttgtgaattgatttttttgttcaaaaaatttcaaatcatgatatgaaattctcatatgattccatatcactgtttttgaagaaaatggaatcacatctcatgatatgaaatcaatatataatcgtatgttcaaattttaattttatctcaCAAAATCATACCATAATATAATATCGCATGACCAAATACCTACTAATTTGattgtatgaatattttttgcGCAATTCATGAATTTGACTGTGATTTGTTGGAAACGAAACATTAAAGTCAATGTATTAGAAATTTAGAatctaaaaattgaataatataaatttttttaacgtAGTTCAAAAGGATGAATTTCATGATGTATATTATACCATGGAGCTGGGCCGTGGGCCTATAATTATAGTCTGAGTTGGCATGAGTCGACATGCTGTAAATTTCCAATGAAAAGTTAAGAGGACTTTCCTATGAAATGCCAATCTCAAGTCAAacgtttttcaaaaattatttatatatattctattattatgttatccaaaataaaacatcaaatgaaatttgagagaaaaaatgtTTAGGAATGGGCTaagataaaaactataatatttGCAACGAATTAACATTTAgatttaatttatgaaaatgtGAATTAGACGTTTAATTTTCACGACTATAAAGAAAATCGCCAACTACTTATTTTTAAagattatatcattttaaatggaCAATCAATCAATTCAATACTAACTTCTTATTACCCACTGAATGACCTTCGACTTTTACGTAACTTCAATATAGTTCTCATGACAACTTTGTGTTCCTTAGAGACCTATAACTTTCTAACTTGAATTGAAGGATAATCTAATACACTAACTTTTCGTTATTATATtggacaaataaattaaaagaaaattataatatcgtgatattattattttttatgaataaaaaaggGGGTGGTTTAGTGTGGGCCCCAATGAGGTTGCACAGTTAACAATTTATCGCATTTCGACGCAGCGTCGCATACGCTTCCAATTTTCTGCTCCTTCCGCACATTTGCTCTTGAAATTTCACAGACCATCCTTCTCCCGCCCCTCCCCGTCGGCTACTTTTTCAATTTTCCGACCTTTTTTCTGAAGCaaatttcatgtatatatatagaggGTAGCAATTGATTATACAGATTCTAAGAACTGTGTGGTAATTTCAAGATCgtagaggaaaagaaaaagtagagGAGGAATGGCACCAATCGTGGGTTCAAAGCAAGCGGAACAACTAAAGCAAGATGGGAACAATTATTTTCAGAAGAATCGGTTTGGGGCTGCCATTGATGCTTATACCGAGGTAATTCTTTTATTGTTAATGTTAGGTCAAAATGGATGgatatttctctttttctatttttttttaaaattttattggatATTTGATTCTACTGAATGCTTTGTTTTTTAGGCTATTACTTTGTGCCCTAATGTTCCGATATATTGGACAAATCGTGCTCTATGTCATCGGAGGCGGAAGTATGTGTTTCTTCGATCTATTGTTGTTCGGTTTGATGATATGTTTGTTGATGTGTTTGCGTTATTGTGATTGTTGATTTTTAGTGACTGGAGAAGAGTGGAGGAAGATTGCAGGAGGGCGATTCAGCTCGATCATAATTCTGTAAAGGTACGAAACATTGTGATATTTAGCTTGCATATTCCTTTTTCCAATGTTGTGTTTTCATACAAGTGCTCTATCTAGCTGAGGGTCTATTGAAGATTTCTCTCGCATTGACAACTTAGGGGTAAGGTTGCGCATAGACCACCCTCCCTGTACAGCATTTTTGGGTTTACACtgggtttgttgttgttgcttttatCAAGGTTGACTTAGATGTGTTTTAGTTTATCACTAAATTTAGTTTGTTTTTCTCATGGATGTTGAAAACCCTCATGGTCATAACTAGTTTGAAGAGGGAAAAATGGAAATATGAAATCTTAAATGTTCCATCGGAGAAATAGTTTGCCGAGAGAGCAGTTACTGTAGTAGGATCACTACAAAAAAAACTTGAATATGGTATTCTTGCTAGTTGCACATATTAATGCAAAGATACTCTGGAGGTTTTTATGATGTAAATCCCGGAGATTGTTGATTTGTTAActattattgataaatttaaataatacagCATGTTAGAACATCCACATAATCAAAGTTGAATACATCTCCAGAATCTATGTTTCTTATCTGCTGAATTTATGGTCTTTCTTAGTTGGTGTTGCTAGAACGTGTTTTTTCCCTACAGATAATAACATAAGAGTGATTTCTGGGTAAACAGGCCCACTATTATCTTGGTCTTGCATTGCTACAAAAGGAAGCATTTGGTGAAGGTGTGAGAGAATTGGAAAAGGTATACATCGTCTCTTACAGATGTTCAAATATTTGTCTTCCAAGTGTCCACATCACATTGGTGCTCCACACTTTTGTGGTCTCTCTGCGGTGTCTAATCTGTATCCAAACAGCCTCATCTGTTTGTGAGTTTAGACTACAGACCAAAATgtttatgaaaatgatgatGTGACAAGGGAGGTCTTTTCCCCCCTTATAATTTGGTCAGTCATTATGCATTCTTACTTTTGTTATCATTGTTTCCTCTTTTATGCTCTTACTAAATTAATACGAATGCAATTATATAATTAGGGACGTATTGCGGTTGCTATTGTCACTGCTCATTTCTCgatatatttttttggtaacaacTGTGAACATTACCATTGATAACAAACGAGAATTACAGCtttgatcacctaacaacacaGCGTTCCTATTCTATTCTCTTTTCCTCAAAGCTAGTTACTAGTTAAAGTTTGAATAAAAATCCTACATTTATACTGTTTTTTTGATCCCCGAAATCTACCTATCCTGTCTATGAATTCGTTTTTGATCTGTGTTATAACTTGCTCCTTTTGTCCATTTACTCCTCTGTATATTTTCCAATTCCTCGCTCTACAAGTGTGATATACCATTGAGCAgcaactatttctttctttacttTACTCCAATGCTTTCTGTTGAAAGTTAGCAAGTTTGATTGTCGGAAAACAGGTTTCTTAACCTTTTATCATTTCGTTTGTTTATTTTCTGACTCTGTATTTTCCATAAAAGTGCCTTAGGTTCAAACCTTAACTAAAACTGATCTAATATCACCTTCATGTTTCGAGCTTAGTAATCATGTACAGTAATTCCAATGTGCTGTTTCTTGCTTGCTTCTGTCAAACATCTTGGCCTTAACCAACATTAGCATCTTTCATATGTGTAATTGGATCATCTTAGTGGTGAACTACTAATCTAAGCGTGGCTGTTTGAAGTTTTAGGAAAATAGATGTTAGGCGAGGTGAAAGAGATAAATGAACACGTATGTATGCTAGAATAATTGGTTTAGTGTTCTTTTGTTTTGATAATGATGGTGCCCAAGCTAGCTTGTGTGCACTTAAACTATTTCACCAGATATCTGCTACCTCCCACTAGCACATACACCAAGTAACTCTGCCTAACAAGGTTTAAGCATATCAGAAGAAATCTCGGTGATTTCTTTTTGTGTTGGCTGTATGCATGTTTTTAACTGTGATAGTTCTCTGGATGACATATTTTGGAATTTACATATTATGAAAATGCATTGTCAAAGTAAATCATAGTTCATGGAGCAGAGGTGAGCTTACTGGGAAAATGTTAAGCTCATTTCACATTTCTTTTTCAAGGGTGAGATCACTCACAGCTTGAAGAAATGTGGATGTTAAGGATGTAGTTATTCCTAGTTGATGGCAAGTATAACTAATGAGTTTATTCCTCTTACGtattttgaatgaatgaattccTCAAGAAGCATTATCAGATAATTTGCTTGGTAACTGTTGTTTGTTTGTTGTGGCAAATCTATATGCTCGTTGTTGGTTGCTCTTAATAGTAGTAACTGGAAATAGTAGTTTCAATACCCGgagatatcaaaataaaatttcaagccAAAACtttctttaagtttttttaaaaaattattgagttcAATCCACCTAGTGTGAACCATAGGTTGCAAGTGTTCCTAAGGAACAATTTAAACCTGTGAAACAACTGAACTCCTGTAAGGCTAATGCTTCCAGCTTGGGGTCTGGCTTTGACTTCAATAATCAGACTTACCTACTTGAAGCTCAAACTACACTAATGTATGTTAAAACATGTTAATTAGCATACTGTCATCATTGTGTTCAATTCAAATCTTCTTTTTAGTACTGGATAAACATATCAACgatcattttttcttttgatgatATGCTGAATTATTTTAGTTGAAATGATGATTTTAGGGAAGTTTGCTCTGCTTAATTATGATGAAcccttcggggtggcccagtggtttgagcttgggacttccatgttggaggtctcaagttcgaaactcCTTGCCAgggaaagcaaggggtttgccttttGGGTCGAGCTTGTCGCTCCAGGGCTTGTCTAGTgcggttacctctcctatgtggtttgcgagttATTGCATAAGAGTGGGGGTTCTACCCTGTGCGCACacaaagggtagcggctgcggtttcccttgtcatcaaaaaaataataattatgatgatACAGTTCTCTTCTAtgtatcctgtcaggcattagACCTTGGAAGAGGTGCGAATCCAGGAAGATATATTGTTGGAGAGATCTGGGAAGAGCTTGCTAAAGCAAAGTACATGGAGTGGGAGCATGTATCTACAAGGCGCTCCTGGGAGCTTCAGAACTTGAAGTAATGACTCTTTTAATGTTGCTTATAAATTTCTGTTACTTTTGTTGAATTGTTATACCAATTACATAGGTCGCCTCCCCATGATTTTTCTTGTGTATGCGCCTCAGAGAATCATGTGAGTCAGCTCTCAAGGAGAGACATACGCTTGACAGTTCTCAGACAGAAGGGCTCAAAGATGAAAAATCAACAGCGCTTTTGAAGCAACTGGAAGCTCTAGGTAAGGTTTTCGTGAAAGCTGCAGCAGATGATACTCCAACTGAGGTGAGTGTTCAAGCAATTATCGTGTTAGTCATTTTCCCCTTTTGTAAGCAAGTATGTTTTAGTAACCTTTGACACTAACAAAATTTCCAGGTTCCCGATTACTTGTGTTGTAAAATTACTCTTGATATTTTTCGTGACCCTGTTATTACTCCGAGTGGGTTTACATATGAGCGGGCTGTGATCCTTGAGCATTTGCAAAAGGTAAATTTGTTTCGCCTCCCTCATTTCATCTTTGTTTTCCATTGGATTTGTTAATTTATGTTCCTGATCCTGAGCTTGGCAATTTAGGTGGGAAAATTTGATCCAATCACAAGAGAACCACTTTTGCCGTCCCAGTTGGTGCCAAACCTGGCCATAAAAGAATCTGTGCGGGCATTTTTGGATAGGCATGGCTGGGCATATAGGATACAGTAAACTTTTCGTTGGGCGTACAGGACGCATGTCCTTGGTGGTGCTAGTGAAACCAAGAACAGAACCATAGGGGCGGAGGACACATCTTTTGGTGCTAGTCATCTGGCTAACTGCTTCCCATATAATTCAGTATTAACATGGTTTCCTGTGTAATTCATGATAACCTCAGTTGTACAGTGTAGTGCTTTTGTACATTAATTGTACGGCAAACCATCACGAGTATTTTGTAAGATGTTACACTGATATACTGTTGATCTAATGAAACAATAGTTTTTTTGATATAGCTAGCTTTTGtgtgaagaatttgaaaaacttTTAACTAGCTTCTGACTTGATTTTGCAACATGTTCACCATCAATGGCACAAAGGGGGAAAGATAAACCTACAATCTATACCGCAAATGACCAAGAAAGAAGTGGATGGAATGGAGGATCATGAGGTCTCTCACGTTCAAATCAAATTCTACTGGAGGCAAAAATAttaggtgatttcttctcatATGTCTTAGGCTTGATGGTAGAGTTACTCAATACTTGTGCCGAAAGGTAGTAAGTTCCCCTTGAAATTTTGAGGTGCATGCAGTTTGGCTTCGTAAAAAATCATTACTCCTTGACATTTTGTGTTTGTTATCAACTCAACTTCAACAGTTAACTCTTTTCGCGTTgaatgcaatttactttgaaaacaacATTCAACTCAATGTCTGGCATATCTCATTTTACTTTGAGAATTCACTATCCATGAGTAGTCTCTTTACGCTTAGGACATTAAATTATTGAACCATGATTGAAGAAAGAAAGACGAGGCACGACAGAAAAGCATATTGATTTGTGATTGTGAGACGTCGCTTCTTAACatgacaaagaaagaaattagttttgtttctttttaaaaaagaatgaaatttttatcTGTTAGCATAAATTGAtgcaacaataaataaaattaaagcaaCAACACGTTtgtatgattaaaaaataaaccaGAAGAAGGAGACAAGTGGCACTTTTATTCTACTTTTGCCACATGCAAGGAAGTATCCaccaacaaataaataaataaaattaaaaacaatgttTATATCTTTAACAGAAGCAATACAGCCATCTCTACACAAATTGTGAAAGGGTACAAACTTATTGGTGAACAGAAGCAATACAGCTATTTCTTTGCAAATTGTGGAGTATAAACTTATAGGTATTGAGTTTtacatcaaataaataaaactactCATAATCAAGTAatattttgaagtgaaaaaatagTACACTCAAGCACAATATACATCTATTAATTCGATCAATATAAGCATTCGAGCTAAGTAattcttttatcaaaaaaaGTACAACttgtaaattaaataaacaaaaaaataaagcatCATAAAGTCCTTACATTTTGACCCTTTACGTAACCCAACCCCTCAAAAAAGAAAGACAGAGAGGCTATAAGAACTTTAGTAAGGGCACTTTGAGCTTCTACAAATACCCTAAAGTCAAGCCTGCAAAGAACAAACAAATCTTCTTGAAAGGgcaaaatatgttaaaataattGTTATTGCCCTATCGGATCTCTTGAAAAACACATTATCCATTCAACAaccttatattatatatatataaaaaatattttcctccaaCTCAGTCTTATTAAATACTCTACTGATATAAGCCACTTGTCCTcaatattaacttttttttattcattcaatGTCCGAacttatttgatcaattaaGATTTGTCAGATTAACGACacttgtattattattattgaaaaatggCAATACGAATGAATCTGAATTTTAAAGTAATGAGTACTAAACTAGTTTCGGATATTAGTTTTCAATAATCCCGTGAATTATTAATTTCGTCATCAAACTATTAACGACTTTCAATTAACTTTGTTAGAAGCataaaaaattcttaataaaaattaagaaaagtgttgaaaaatttaaatttagcgatgtatttcacttatattacAATAACAAGCGTGTATTTAAGTTaagttaatcaaataaaattttaggtATAATATGTTCCAACAAATACtgatatcatatttttaatcaGCCGCCCGAATTTTAAAACTGGATTTTCCACGTTGTCAACGACGCTAGGCTGCTCTGACCACTGAATtaatcttataaaaaaaatgctcCTTGCCCATATCTATGGCATGTGAAATCTCAACTAGACTATGTGTGCACACAATGTGCATTTGTCGCGTTACACATTGCAAATAAACAATTACGattcataaatcaataataataaaatgtttaaaatatcgaaaaCGAATTAATTGGCTTTTTAATTATTACATTCGTATTttcatttaatcaaataaatggatctattactttattattttaaaatttgattaattattgcTATCTAATCATCTAGTACGAGTTGTCGCGGGAAACAACAGGCAGCCATTCACGGCGGTAGTGTGAAACCCGACGGTTCGGCATTTTGCCGCATTCGTTTCCTTTGCCGGTGAGAACCATGCCGGCGAGTTCGCCGTCGGTATGATGTTTGTTGTTCTTCTGTACGAACTGAACCATTTGTTCTGCATGAACCGGTGTTTCCTCCATGGGGGAAACGTGAGGCCTCTGCTTTTCAACGATCGTCTCGCGGCGTCGCTCATTGCTCTCAAAATCTGCTTTAGCTCTTCACTTTTACCAACGAAAATATTCGGCAACGACTGTACTAACCGTTCGTACTGAATCGTCGGCCTTGCGATCTCGAACTCTGCTTTAAAATCGAGATCCACGAAGTAACGAGTAGTGGAATCCGATTGCGTAATGTCAATAAACTCATAATTTCCGGCAGCAAGTCCACCGGATTTCTCCCATTTCGTCTTGCAAACCGCCGCATTGTAACCGAAATTCCTAAGATACGCCATTACATTCCTCTGGAGCATCGATTTATTCGACTTAAAGCACGAAAACACTTCCAGTCCCTTCGTTGCACAGGATACAATCACATTCCGAAACAAATCGAATTCGCTGCGGAAAACAGGGCTGGGCATTATCTCAATCCTGTCAATTGAATCACACATTGATACATCAAGCTCAGAATCTGAATCATTCTCCGGAGTTTCATCTCCGGCATTATTTTCCAAATCACCGAAAACGAGATCGGAGAAACTAGGAGaaacaatatcatcatcatcagcaTGAGCACTGTGTTCACTGCCGCTACTGCCAACGATTCGAGCCTTCATTTTTTCATCTAACGGGTCAGTAACTCTCTTCATTCTGCGAAAGccagacattttttttttcctaagtAAACCACAATTAATTCGTTGTGCTTATTAAAAACAGCTATTTGACACGAGAATATTCGAATAAAAACTGGAATTcgaaacagaaaaataaaaagaggagtGAGTAATGCTTTTATAAGTGTTTGAATAGAAGAGAATAAGTCATTGATAAAAAAGGATATACTTGAGAAAATTCTGGTAATTAATTGAATGGCTTAGTTAGATAGACAAGTGTAGGGGGTAAATATGACTCTTCAGAAAATCGAAAAGGTGaacactaaaaaataattattggctGCATGGAATTGGATTAAGATGGGAAAACGTGTTTTTGGGAGCTTCTAATTTAAACTAATCGAAAATATCGATAGCGATtttaagttaatatatatatagacgaATTGGAAGAAAGAAATGTGTACCATGAACAATATGGATAAGATCGTataataaaaatgtcaaataaGCTAAGAATTCAAAGCTTCTCTTCGTCTAATAAAAACGAAGAGTCGAAATATTGACAATGTCATGAATAGTGCTATGTTATGGTATAAGGCCGGTTTAATTTatattgaagttatggattatAGTTGTTATGACTTGGGTTACAAGGAAGTGAGCTGTAGAAAATCTTTGAGCTAATTTTGGAAATACATTTGTCTTTGAGTTTTGTCCTTAGAACATAAAAGGGAA
Proteins encoded in this window:
- the LOC107022702 gene encoding uncharacterized protein LOC107022702; translation: MSGFRRMKRVTDPLDEKMKARIVGSSGSEHSAHADDDDIVSPSFSDLVFGDLENNAGDETPENDSDSELDVSMCDSIDRIEIMPSPVFRSEFDLFRNVIVSCATKGLEVFSCFKSNKSMLQRNVMAYLRNFGYNAAVCKTKWEKSGGLAAGNYEFIDITQSDSTTRYFVDLDFKAEFEIARPTIQYERLVQSLPNIFVGKSEELKQILRAMSDAARRSLKSRGLTFPPWRKHRFMQNKWFSSYRRTTNIIPTANSPAWFSPAKETNAAKCRTVGFHTTAVNGCLLFPATTRTR
- the LOC107021201 gene encoding E3 ubiquitin-protein ligase CHIP, with amino-acid sequence MAPIVGSKQAEQLKQDGNNYFQKNRFGAAIDAYTEAITLCPNVPIYWTNRALCHRRRNDWRRVEEDCRRAIQLDHNSVKAHYYLGLALLQKEAFGEGVRELEKALDLGRGANPGRYIVGEIWEELAKAKYMEWEHVSTRRSWELQNLKESCESALKERHTLDSSQTEGLKDEKSTALLKQLEALGKVFVKAAADDTPTEVPDYLCCKITLDIFRDPVITPSGFTYERAVILEHLQKVGKFDPITREPLLPSQLVPNLAIKESVRAFLDRHGWAYRIQ
- the LOC107022824 gene encoding auxin-induced in root cultures protein 12; this translates as MASLLHLHFIFFIAFLLISPAISNNCSSSPAPISGNTHFANCTDLPYLKSSLYWTYNSTNATLAIAFVAPLPSSDGWISWGINPINASMIGTQCLIAFKASNGSMIVNTYNLTSYTSITQTDKLLFKVLNSKAEYSNGAMQILATLILPSNMTTVNQVWQVGLAVKDGTPMAHKFDPDNLKSKGILNLTTSSGGDGKNATAPVPAGGGGQSDDKMGGSSRISNKNTSFYVFIVFLGVLFFNLRSI